A genomic segment from Amycolatopsis camponoti encodes:
- a CDS encoding class II 3-deoxy-7-phosphoheptulonate synthase: protein MNWTVDVPVDTLPELPPLPPELRARLDKALALPAAQQPEWPDPELTKRVRGVLESVPPITVPAEIDRLKGRLAMVARGEAFLLQGGDCAETFESNTEPHIRANLRTLLQMAVVLTYGASLPVVKVGRIAGQYAKPRSAATDALGLPVYRGDIINSLVAKPELRVPDPGRMIRAYANAGAAMNLVRALTGAGMADLHQVHDWNKDFVSASPAAQRFEALANEIDRGLRFMSACGVTDTSLQSTEIFASHEALLLDYERSMLRLDNADAANPKLYNLSSHFLWIGERTRQLDGAHIAFAELLANPIGLKIGPTTTPEQAVEYVERLDPRFEPGRLTLIARMGNGNVREVLPGIVERVEASGHKVIWQCDPMHGNTHESSTGYKTRHFDRIVDEVQGFFEVHNQLGTYPGGIHVELTGEDVTECLGGAQEISDIDLSGRYETACDPRLNTQQSLELAFLVAEMLRG from the coding sequence GTGAACTGGACTGTGGACGTCCCCGTCGACACGCTGCCCGAACTGCCGCCGCTCCCGCCCGAACTGAGGGCCCGCCTGGACAAGGCACTCGCCCTCCCGGCGGCGCAGCAGCCGGAGTGGCCGGATCCCGAGCTGACCAAGCGCGTCCGCGGTGTCCTGGAGAGCGTGCCGCCGATCACGGTCCCGGCCGAGATCGACCGTCTCAAGGGCCGGCTGGCGATGGTCGCCCGCGGCGAGGCCTTCCTCCTGCAGGGCGGTGACTGCGCGGAGACGTTCGAGTCCAACACCGAGCCGCACATCCGCGCCAACCTGCGCACGCTGCTGCAGATGGCGGTCGTGCTCACCTACGGCGCCAGCCTGCCGGTGGTCAAGGTCGGGCGCATCGCCGGCCAGTACGCGAAGCCGCGCTCGGCCGCGACCGACGCGCTGGGCCTGCCGGTGTACCGCGGCGACATCATCAACTCGCTGGTCGCGAAGCCCGAGCTGCGCGTGCCGGACCCGGGCCGGATGATCCGCGCCTACGCGAACGCGGGCGCGGCGATGAACCTGGTCCGCGCCCTGACCGGCGCCGGCATGGCCGACCTGCACCAGGTGCACGACTGGAACAAGGACTTCGTCTCGGCGTCCCCGGCGGCGCAGCGCTTCGAGGCGCTGGCCAACGAGATCGACCGCGGCCTGCGGTTCATGTCGGCCTGCGGCGTGACCGACACGTCGCTGCAGTCCACCGAGATCTTCGCCAGCCACGAAGCGCTGCTGCTCGACTACGAGCGTTCGATGCTGCGCCTGGACAACGCCGACGCGGCGAACCCGAAGCTGTACAATCTGTCGTCGCACTTCCTGTGGATCGGCGAGCGCACCCGCCAGCTGGACGGCGCGCACATCGCGTTCGCCGAGTTGCTGGCCAACCCGATCGGGTTGAAGATCGGCCCGACGACCACGCCCGAGCAGGCCGTGGAGTACGTCGAGCGGCTCGACCCGCGCTTCGAACCGGGCCGGCTGACGCTGATCGCGCGGATGGGCAACGGCAACGTCCGCGAGGTGCTGCCGGGCATCGTCGAGCGGGTCGAGGCGTCCGGGCACAAGGTCATCTGGCAGTGCGACCCGATGCACGGCAACACGCACGAGTCGTCCACCGGCTACAAGACCCGCCACTTCGACCGGATCGTCGACGAGGTCCAGGGCTTCTTCGAGGTCCACAACCAGCTGGGCACGTACCCGGGCGGCATCCACGTGGAGCTGACGGGCGAGGACGTCACGGAGTGCCTGGGCGGCGCCCAGGAGATCTCGGACATCGACCTCTCGGGCCGCTACGAGACGGCCTGCGACCCGCGCCTGAACACGCAGCAGTCGCTGGAGCTGGCGTTCCTGGTCGCGGAGATGCTCCGCGGCTGA
- a CDS encoding wax ester/triacylglycerol synthase family O-acyltransferase, whose translation MAGSPLSALDVAFLCLESEKSPMHMGAVVTFAARGPVDPAALTAVLAERAARLPKLRQRARAELFPPGSASWAEDPEFVAADHIHHVTLSSLYEPDPLSAHASRWIAEPLDTSRPLWDLTLVTGLPDGNFALLLKLHHALTDGAGAYAVAAGLLDGVELPERTPPRSRPIPAPRSPLDTVKDALGSAWGQANEAAGIASSVVRATRPAPSPVSAPSSAERRLGFVRLPLAELRRVRKAHGGTTNDVVLAVLSGALREWLVNRGHRADGRTLRALIPVSVRGRAGDQLGGNKLSGYLCDLPVGEDDPVERLRVVRRAMTRNKAAGPSRGAGALPLLADRVPPLLHRLGTRTAGLAAPMLFDLVITTVPVPPARLSLGGARLAEIYPFVPLAPRHAVGIAVATYRDSVHIGLQVNGEAVPDVGSLRDAVLKSVDRLLDVS comes from the coding sequence ATGGCAGGCTCTCCGCTCAGCGCGCTCGACGTCGCTTTCCTTTGCCTGGAAAGCGAAAAGTCCCCGATGCACATGGGGGCGGTGGTCACGTTCGCCGCCCGCGGCCCGGTGGACCCCGCCGCGCTGACCGCGGTGCTGGCCGAACGGGCCGCCCGGCTGCCGAAGCTGCGCCAGCGGGCCCGCGCGGAGCTGTTCCCGCCCGGCTCGGCCAGCTGGGCCGAGGACCCGGAGTTCGTTGCGGCGGACCACATCCACCACGTGACGCTGAGCTCGCTGTACGAGCCGGACCCCCTTTCCGCGCACGCGTCGCGGTGGATCGCCGAGCCGCTCGACACGTCCCGGCCGCTGTGGGACCTCACCCTCGTCACCGGGCTGCCGGACGGGAACTTCGCGCTGCTGCTCAAACTGCACCACGCGCTCACCGACGGTGCCGGCGCGTACGCGGTCGCGGCCGGCCTGCTCGACGGCGTCGAGCTGCCGGAGCGGACCCCGCCGCGCTCGCGGCCGATCCCGGCCCCGCGGTCCCCTTTGGACACGGTGAAGGACGCACTGGGCTCGGCCTGGGGCCAGGCGAACGAAGCCGCCGGGATCGCGTCGTCGGTGGTGCGGGCGACGCGGCCGGCGCCGTCTCCGGTGTCGGCGCCGTCCTCGGCCGAGCGACGGCTCGGGTTCGTCCGGCTGCCGCTGGCGGAGCTGCGCCGGGTGCGCAAGGCCCACGGCGGCACGACCAACGACGTCGTGCTGGCGGTGCTTTCCGGCGCACTGCGCGAATGGCTGGTGAACCGCGGCCACCGCGCCGACGGCCGCACGCTGCGCGCGCTGATCCCGGTGAGCGTCCGCGGCCGGGCGGGCGACCAGCTCGGCGGCAACAAGCTGTCCGGGTACCTGTGCGACCTGCCGGTCGGCGAGGACGACCCGGTCGAGCGCCTGCGGGTGGTCCGCCGGGCGATGACCCGCAACAAGGCGGCGGGCCCGAGCCGTGGCGCCGGTGCGCTCCCGCTCCTGGCCGACCGCGTGCCCCCGTTGCTGCACCGGCTGGGCACGCGCACGGCGGGGCTGGCCGCGCCGATGCTGTTCGACCTGGTGATCACGACGGTCCCGGTACCCCCGGCCCGGCTGTCACTCGGCGGCGCCCGGCTGGCGGAGATCTACCCGTTCGTCCCGCTGGCCCCGCGCCACGCGGTCGGCATCGCGGTGGCGACGTACCGCGACTCGGTCCACATCGGACTGCAGGTCAACGGCGAGGCGGTGCCGGACGTGGGCTCCCTGCGGGACGCGGTGCTGAAGTCCGTGGACCGCCTGCTCGACGTTTCCTGA
- a CDS encoding SPFH domain-containing protein: MSLVEIVLYAAGGLIVVLFVIFGILRLLYKVAEPNEALIISGLGVRVDRADTADSLGFKIITGRGVNVLPGFQTARRLSLDTRGVNLQVSCVTKQGLPVTVRAVVIYKVGDDFASIANAARRFLDQQKGMNDTIHELFSGHLRSIVGGLTIEEMIHNRDALTGEVRQSSATEMIKLGLIVDSLQIQEIDDESGYITNLGKPHAAAIAASARIAEARSDQEAAEVEQMSAAKKAAAVRESQIQQAGYQAEVDQARAKMSQSGPLAEATARQEVVVQETRAAELEAALAEQRLQSQVRKPADAKAYDTRTTADAARDASIAKAQAEAKETELRAAADATRVKTAAEAEAQATKARAEAMAGATRATGEAEAAAAKARGLAEAESAKAKGLAEAESARAKGLAEADAIKARAAALAENQEAVVAQQLAERWPEIVEAGAGAFGNIDHMVVLNGAEGMSDMFAKALSLGGTGLGLARQLMDAMGKPTEKELEKQAQSNGELKLTD, encoded by the coding sequence AGCCGAACGAAGCCCTGATCATCTCCGGGCTGGGCGTCCGGGTCGATCGCGCGGACACCGCGGACAGCCTGGGCTTCAAGATCATCACCGGCCGCGGGGTGAACGTCCTGCCCGGCTTCCAGACCGCGCGCCGGCTTTCGCTCGACACCCGCGGCGTCAACCTGCAGGTCTCGTGCGTGACCAAGCAGGGGCTGCCGGTCACCGTGCGGGCCGTGGTCATCTACAAGGTCGGCGACGACTTCGCGTCGATCGCCAACGCCGCCCGCCGGTTCCTGGACCAGCAGAAGGGCATGAACGACACGATCCACGAGCTGTTCTCCGGGCACCTGCGCTCGATCGTGGGCGGGCTGACCATCGAAGAGATGATCCACAACCGGGACGCGCTCACCGGCGAGGTGCGCCAGTCGTCGGCGACGGAGATGATCAAGCTGGGGCTGATCGTCGACTCGCTGCAGATCCAGGAGATCGACGACGAGTCGGGCTACATCACCAACCTCGGCAAGCCGCACGCCGCCGCGATCGCCGCGTCGGCCCGCATCGCCGAAGCACGGAGCGACCAGGAAGCCGCCGAGGTCGAGCAGATGTCGGCGGCGAAGAAGGCGGCCGCGGTCCGCGAAAGCCAGATCCAGCAGGCCGGCTACCAGGCCGAGGTCGACCAGGCCCGGGCGAAGATGTCCCAGTCGGGTCCGCTGGCCGAGGCGACCGCGCGCCAGGAGGTCGTCGTCCAGGAGACGCGGGCGGCCGAGCTGGAGGCGGCGCTGGCCGAGCAGCGGCTGCAGTCGCAGGTCCGCAAGCCGGCTGACGCGAAGGCGTACGACACGCGTACGACGGCTGACGCGGCCCGTGACGCTTCGATCGCGAAGGCGCAGGCCGAGGCGAAGGAGACCGAGCTGCGGGCCGCGGCGGACGCGACCCGGGTGAAGACGGCCGCCGAGGCGGAGGCGCAGGCCACGAAGGCGCGGGCCGAGGCGATGGCGGGCGCGACCCGGGCGACCGGTGAGGCCGAGGCCGCCGCCGCCAAGGCCCGCGGTCTGGCCGAAGCGGAGTCGGCCAAGGCGAAGGGTCTCGCCGAAGCCGAGTCGGCCCGGGCGAAGGGTCTCGCCGAGGCGGACGCCATCAAGGCGCGCGCCGCGGCACTGGCGGAGAACCAGGAGGCGGTCGTCGCGCAGCAGCTGGCCGAGCGCTGGCCGGAGATCGTCGAGGCGGGCGCCGGCGCGTTCGGCAACATCGACCACATGGTCGTGCTCAACGGCGCCGAGGGGATGTCCGACATGTTCGCCAAGGCGCTGTCGCTCGGCGGGACCGGCCTCGGCCTGGCCCGCCAGCTGATGGACGCCATGGGCAAGCCGACCGAGAAGGAGCTCGAGAAGCAGGCCCAGTCGAACGGCGAGCTGAAGCTGACCGACTAG
- a CDS encoding alpha/beta hydrolase, with amino-acid sequence MRKTVVLLAFLPLLAAPPADAAPRLEWTTPCPDYGMSPSPTAGLECAKLRVPLDYAHPERTIELTLSRHAGVPGKRRGVLLMNPGGPGSPGLAMPAQLLQRTGGSGLPDAYDVIGFDPRGTGYSTPVTCDLTPEQRGAVLGPYADVPRDVVTTAAKARVVAKQCGEAATADLLPHMTTANTARDLDRIREALGEKKISYYGLSYGSYLGAAYASMFPARGDRIVLDSVLGPRGLDVRANQRFAEGFDDRFPDFAAWAAARDDAYHLGRTPAQVTAKFFELAAARGPEFRSDTWNGLYDDARFPDLAAEWAGTARVAAGPLDGDTRASLQLQVICNDSDWPGQLGYYRRAVERERVRHPMFGPAAANVNPCAFWPVERTEPPVRVGGPGPANLLLVQNLRDPATPLPGARETRAAFGNRARLVTVDAGGHGVFTRENACGNAAVLGYLRDGVFPEVGGSCPAGR; translated from the coding sequence ATGCGAAAAACGGTGGTACTCCTGGCTTTCCTGCCTTTGCTCGCTGCCCCGCCGGCGGACGCGGCACCGCGTCTCGAGTGGACGACACCCTGCCCGGACTACGGCATGTCGCCGTCGCCCACGGCCGGGCTCGAATGCGCGAAACTGCGCGTGCCGCTCGACTACGCGCACCCGGAACGCACCATCGAGCTGACCCTCTCGCGGCACGCCGGCGTCCCGGGCAAGCGGCGCGGCGTGCTGCTGATGAACCCCGGTGGCCCGGGCAGTCCCGGCCTCGCCATGCCGGCCCAGCTGCTGCAGCGGACGGGCGGCTCCGGCCTCCCGGACGCCTACGACGTCATCGGGTTCGACCCGCGCGGCACCGGCTACAGCACACCGGTCACGTGCGACCTGACGCCCGAGCAGCGGGGCGCCGTGCTCGGCCCGTACGCCGACGTCCCGCGTGACGTCGTGACCACCGCGGCGAAAGCGCGTGTCGTCGCGAAGCAGTGCGGCGAAGCGGCGACGGCGGACCTGCTGCCGCACATGACGACCGCGAACACCGCGCGCGACCTCGACCGGATCCGGGAAGCGCTGGGGGAGAAGAAGATCTCCTACTACGGCCTCTCGTATGGCAGCTACCTCGGCGCCGCCTACGCGTCGATGTTCCCCGCCCGCGGCGACCGCATCGTCCTCGACAGCGTCCTCGGCCCGCGGGGCCTCGACGTCCGCGCCAACCAGCGGTTCGCCGAAGGGTTCGACGACCGGTTCCCGGACTTCGCCGCCTGGGCGGCGGCCCGCGACGACGCCTACCACCTGGGGCGGACCCCGGCGCAGGTGACGGCGAAGTTCTTCGAGCTGGCCGCCGCGAGAGGCCCTGAGTTCCGCTCGGACACGTGGAACGGGCTCTACGACGACGCGCGCTTCCCCGATCTCGCCGCGGAATGGGCGGGCACCGCACGCGTCGCGGCGGGTCCGCTCGACGGTGACACCCGCGCGTCGCTGCAGCTCCAGGTGATCTGCAACGACTCCGACTGGCCCGGGCAGCTCGGCTACTACCGGCGCGCGGTCGAGCGCGAACGGGTGCGGCACCCGATGTTCGGCCCGGCCGCGGCGAACGTGAACCCGTGCGCGTTCTGGCCGGTCGAGCGCACCGAACCGCCGGTGCGCGTGGGCGGCCCCGGCCCGGCGAACCTCCTGCTGGTGCAGAACCTGCGCGACCCGGCGACCCCGTTGCCGGGCGCACGCGAAACGCGAGCCGCTTTCGGGAACCGGGCCCGGCTGGTGACCGTCGACGCGGGCGGCCACGGCGTCTTCACGCGCGAGAACGCTTGCGGGAACGCCGCGGTGCTGGGCTACCTGCGGGACGGGGTCTTCCCCGAGGTGGGCGGCTCCTGCCCGGCCGGCCGCTGA